A single genomic interval of Arthrobacter globiformis harbors:
- a CDS encoding SDR family oxidoreductase, whose translation MDTHETPARTALVVGASGITGSAIVEQLTSQDWDVVALSRTPLPGSMARHLSADLRSAESLEMVLAPERPTHVFFTAWSRQATEKENIEVNAGMVRNLLGALAHAPVEHVALMTGLKHYLGPFEAYGQGEMPDTPFLEEEPRLPVDNFYYAQEDELWAAAERQRFRWSVHRAHTVIGHAVGNAMNMALTLAAQAAICRETGRPFVFPGSETQWNSLTDMTDATLLAEHMIWAATTETAGDEAYNVVNGDIFRWRRMWPALADYFGLDWEGYQEAPRPLEEQMRGAEDSWVRIVAQHRLAEPVLARVASWWHTDADLGRPIEVVADMSKSRLAGFSGYRRTQDCFTRLFDRYRAERIVP comes from the coding sequence ATGGATACACATGAGACCCCCGCCCGGACCGCCCTGGTCGTAGGCGCCAGTGGCATCACCGGCTCCGCGATCGTTGAGCAACTGACCTCCCAGGACTGGGACGTAGTGGCGCTGTCGCGCACCCCCCTGCCCGGTAGCATGGCGCGGCACCTAAGCGCAGACTTGCGCTCGGCCGAAAGCCTTGAAATGGTGCTTGCCCCAGAGCGGCCCACGCACGTGTTTTTCACCGCGTGGTCCCGCCAAGCCACCGAGAAGGAGAACATCGAGGTCAACGCCGGGATGGTCCGGAACCTCCTGGGCGCCCTGGCCCACGCCCCGGTGGAGCACGTGGCGCTGATGACCGGGCTCAAGCACTACCTCGGTCCCTTCGAGGCCTACGGGCAAGGCGAAATGCCGGACACCCCCTTCCTGGAGGAGGAGCCGCGCCTTCCTGTGGACAACTTCTACTACGCCCAGGAGGATGAGCTGTGGGCCGCCGCTGAACGTCAGAGGTTCCGCTGGTCGGTGCACCGGGCGCACACCGTGATCGGCCACGCGGTGGGCAACGCCATGAACATGGCGCTCACCCTCGCCGCCCAAGCCGCGATCTGCCGGGAGACCGGTCGTCCCTTTGTGTTCCCCGGCTCCGAGACTCAATGGAACAGCTTGACCGACATGACTGACGCCACGCTGCTGGCCGAGCACATGATCTGGGCCGCCACCACAGAGACTGCCGGCGACGAGGCCTACAACGTCGTCAACGGGGACATCTTCCGGTGGCGCCGAATGTGGCCAGCCCTGGCTGACTACTTTGGGCTCGACTGGGAGGGCTACCAAGAGGCGCCGCGGCCCTTGGAGGAGCAAATGCGCGGCGCCGAGGACAGCTGGGTCCGGATTGTGGCCCAGCACCGGCTGGCCGAGCCGGTCCTCGCGCGCGTTGCCTCCTGGTGGCACACGGACGCGGACCTGGGCCGTCCCATCGAAGTAGTTGCCGATATGAGCAAGAGTCGGTTAGCTGGCTTTAGCGGCTACCGCCGCACTCAGGACTGCTTCACCCGCCTGTTCGACCGCTACAGGGCCGAACGCATCGTTCCGTAA